AAAATTAATAATTTAAATAATAATTATGCAACTTCATGCAATACTAGCTCACCTTCTATTGATTCGCCAATTAATGTCATGTGTGTTGGAAATAATAAAAACTTAGGTTTTGAGTTAGATTTCTCTTATCGTTATACAACGCTCGATAGAGTGACTTTTGGAATGGATGCTGCTTATTGGTATGTTGGCAAAGCATGGGAAGTTTACAATCAAGCATTAAATACAAGTAGTTTTGCCTTAAGAGCCTCTGTTTCAACTCAATTTTAAGTTTTTTTACCACAGTACAATAAACGTTTCAGGATCAAATTTTTTGCCGCTCATTTCTATTTCATAATGAACATGAGAGGTCGTACTGTGCCCTGTGTTACCTACTGCAGCAATAATGTCACCTTTTTTAACTTTGCTACCTACTTTTACATAAATTTCACTGGTATGTGCATAGCGAGTGATCATTTTTTTCTCATGAATAATTTCAATAAATTTACCATAATCGTCTGTTTGCGTAACTCTATATACAACACCATTTGCGGTTGCAAAAATTGGTGAGCCATGACGTGCGGCAATGTCTAAACCAAAATGTATTCTGCCTTTTCCTCCAAATGGGCTTGGTCTCCACCCAAATGTTGACGTTAAGCGACCACGAACAGGTGCGATATCTGGAATATTTTGCAATTTAAGCGCTGCTTTTTGTGCTTCAACTAAGAATTTTTTAAGATCATTCAATTGTTTTGAAGTTTTTATTTCAGAGTCTTGAGTGATTTCAAATAAAGATTTTAACTCTAAATTTTCGTGTTTTAGAGTTGTAATTTTGTTTGAAAGTTCATATTCGTCTTTAGTTAATGGTCCTATACCATTTTCTGACGAATTCATATTAGAGTTATTTGATGTTTCTTTGTGGTTTTTTCCGTGCTTTCTGTCGTCAGTGCGTGTAGTCACTTTTTTAATTTTATCAGAATAATATTTAACTTGATTCATTGTTTCTTGAATATTTCTAATTTTATTATTTAAAGCTTCAACTTCACTTTGTAAACCTAGGCTTTCGTCGCGAATATATTCGAGCTCTCTTGCAGATTGATTGGTAATATAAAATCCAATACTCATTGCAATGGCTATTGTTATGATTGCACTACCAAAAAAAATGATAAGCGGCGGAAAAAAACTAGGGATTTTAAATATGTGTGTCTTACCTGTTCTTTTAGAAATAAATACAACCGTATGATATTCTAATAATTTTTTTAAAAATTTGTTTTTAAATTTAGAATTTTTGTCTTGATTTAAGGACACCTTAAACAGCCTCCAAGCGAGGTACACATACCCTTGTCTTAGAGGTTATCGGTTAATTATAATGCATTTAAATGGTAAATTTTTGCAGTGTTATCAATACGATGGGATTTTTTTGTGGCCTGGCCGGCGCGATTCGAACACGCGACCATCGGATTAGAAATCCGATGCTCTATCCAGCTGAGCTACGGCCAGAACACACGGTTATTTGGTTAGCATAACTCAAATGCGTTTGTAAAGCTTTTCGCCATCTATCATTTGCTAATTATTTTTATCTATTCATCTTTAACGGCGGTGTGTCATAAGAATATCCAAAAAATTTAAAGTTCAATGAAACTACATAAGTAGCAAAATTTTCGGGAATACCAAAAGCCTTATTGCGTGCAAAGCTAATGTCTAAACAATTTTGTAAGTTATAAAAGGTAATGTTTTGCGATGATGCGTAGCCCCTGCCATTTGATAGATTTGTGGTTGGATCTACTGTGGGATCTGTATTTTTTGACCACTGATAACCAAGTTTTATCCAATTCTTGGGTGAGTAAAAAGCGCTGGCAACTTGTTGAGTTTTTTTAATAAAGCTGTTGGAGTTTTGTTCTAAGGGATTTGCGACGTAATCATTGTTTTGCGTATAAGAGAGTGAAAGCCCATAAGGCAAATCAGCATTAAACGTCATTTCAAGTGAATTCAAACGATTGTAATATTGGTTGTATGATGTTTTAAAATTGGCTTTAAAAGGAAAAATTGGAACTAAATTAAACGTCGCTGAGCTTAAAATATCTGTATATTTTTGAGAGGGAGTTGCTGCTATGTTTGGGCCTGCATTTTTATTTATTTCGGCAGCGGTTTTATCAGCTAAAATATTATAGCCAGTTGATATTGAAATAGAAAGAGGTGTCATGTTCCAGGCTATTTTTCTTTTAAAATAATTACCTGATGGCCAGGAATAATTTTGTTTAAATTCATTTGCATTAACAACAGAAAAAAAGTTTTCTAATTCTTTTTTAGCCCATAAATCAAAAACTTTTGCAGCATCATTTTCTGAAGAAAATTCAAAAATATGTTTTGAATCAATTTCAACATCTAAATGATATTCTTTTAAGCTGTCATTAAAAAAATTTAAGTTTGCAACTTCTGGTTCTGCAGAATCTGTCAAGCGCGAAATAGGTTCATCAGATTCTTCGTAAATGTCTTTTTCAATTGTCCAATATGTTGTTGCACCAACTTCAACTGTTGCAATACTATAAGCGTTATCGCTAGCGTACCATAACTGATAAGTATTTGGCAAATTTGAGCTCTGAAAAACTTCTGGAATATAATTTAAATTAATAAATGGGACAAAGTGTTGAGTGATGATCCCTAGGGGGGTGATATTTTTTAAACTTGCATACATCGGGATATCAAGATGCGCTTTATGTTGGGAATAAGCTAAATATGGCTGAGTTTTACCAAACGGATATGCATCAGGAAAAAAGTATTGAGTTGTAACCGCTGACGACGAGATATATGCATTGAGATAGTCGTTAACTGGAAATGGTAATAAAATATTTGCAGTATTTGAAATTCGATACCCCTGGACATACGGATCATTTGGGTTTTTAGGGCCATTAGGAGAAAAAATTCCGGTTTGAGAGGTGTCAGGAACTTGAGGCGAAAATATATTTTGTGATGATGGAATAAAATTTTGCTGATTAAATCTGAATATATTTTCCCAAGATGTATTGTTACTAAAAACAAACGGTGTATTAAAGTATCTATAAGGTAAAAAATTTAATTCAATTAAAGGAAGTCGATTTGGAGTATTTTTATTAGATGTCGCAAATAAATCAAGTGCACCTTGACCTCTTACAGAAAATATAAAATTATCTCCATAAAATTCCATGTTGGCTTCTTGATTTAAAAATCTTTTTGAAGCTGTTGAAGTATCTCCATAAACTGTTGCTTTAGGTGTTACGTTAGAATTATTAGAAGAATAGTCAGAAATGTAAGTGTTATCGCTTACAAATTGAGTATTAGATTTTATAGACCAACAATCAAGAACGGGAATATTAATGGAGTTACTTAAATACCATCTATTTTTTAAGTTTGTACCTTTAAAACTATTTAGCATTGAAATTAATGCTTAATCAGATGTGGTCGAAAGTTTTTGTTCTATATTTGAATTATTTATTTCCCAATTTTTTGAATACTGTCTATCTTGAGTAAATTTAGTATCCATTTTTAATTGACTATTTTCTTTTATTAGAAATCTAAATTCACCATTAATTTGTGAGCCTCTATGAGAAAAATATTCATATGTAATAGTACTATCTGCATGTGGTCCTAAAGTAATAAAATAAGGTATGCTTACTTCAGTTCCTGCGTTATTGCTAATGTAAGAACTTGGAGTTAAAAAACCAGATTCTCTTTGAGTTTTAATTGGAAATTTAAGCCATGGTGAATAAAAAACAGGAATTGATAAAATATCTAAAGTAACATCGTGTAGTGTTAAATATTTATCTTTTTCAATAACAGAATTTTGAGAGCTAAAACTATAAAGAGCAGGTTCTTTAAATTGACTACATTGACAGCTTGTGACTATAGAATTATTTAATATTAAAATATTGTTGTTTTTTTGTATAATTTCAGATGCAGAAAGCCTAATATATCCTTTTAAATTTGAAAAATTCATAAGTTCATTAACTGTGTTAGAATTTTCCTGACTAAATTTTTTAACAGCAGTTCTTCTGTTTAATATCTTGTCACGCTCTTTATCCGGTAAGGCAGCTAAAATCGCATTTGGTTGAAACTGAGTCCGAGTTAGCCTGGCAAGTAGCCTGCTGTATTTTTTGGTTAGTTCAATTTTTTTAGATTCGTATTTTTCAGGTTCTAATAAATCTAAGTTTTTTACTCTTGTGTATTCGTTTCTTAAATTTTTTAATTCATTTTCAATTTCTTTAGCTCTTAATTTTTTTGCTTGTTCAAAAGCAATTTCTGCTTTTGTTATTCCAGTTTTTTCTGTTAAGTAATCAGTTTCTATAGTAGATGTGTCTGAATAAATTTCTGCATTATGCATTTTAATTTGATTATGAATTAAATCAAAAGTAATTCTAGAAGCAGTTGCTTTTTGATTTTTATTTATTAAATTGATATTTCCTTCTGCAGAAATTAATCCAATATCTTTTTTTATAATAATTTTATTAGAGGATAAATAAGTATCTCCAATAAGTATTTCTGCACTATTTTTTAGAATTATTGAATTATTTTCTTTGTTAATTTCTATATCATTTGCATCATAAAAAAGAATGCTAGAAAGAAGGAGGTTGTTTTTACTTTGACAATAAATTTTTTGATTAAAAAGAATAAAATTTGTAATTAAAAAAAAATAAAGGCTTAATGTTTTAAAATTGAGAAATATGTTATTCACTCATATCCTCGAATACATTTAAATTAAAGCGTTCCATAACTAATCCAATAAAAGCTATTGATCCAGTTATTACTAATGGCAATTCAAAACTTAAGTTCATACCTGTTTCCAATGCGAGTTCAAAATTTTCAATATCATGTGAAATACAATTACCTATATTTTCTTTATAAAATTTTGCCAACTCAGAAGATTTTTCACTCCGTAAAATAGGTACTTCAGTGAAAATAATTGCTGAAATTTTTTCAAAAGGCAAAAGTAATAAAGTTTTTTTCCAGTCTTTATCCTTAAGGCTGCAAAATATTAACACAAATTTTTTACTAGAAAAAGAAGATAAATTGTAAGCATTTAAAAAGTACTTAAAACCATCAGAGTTATGCGAAGCATCAAAAATCACGTTTCTTCCGCAAATTTGTCTAACATCAAAACGTCCAGGCCAAAAAGTTTTTTGTATTCCTTTTTTGACTTTATCGATGTTGATTTCAATTTGTAAATCTTTGAATAGGTATTGTATTGAATTAAGTGCAGTTATTAAATTGGGCAAATTAATTTTTGGAAAAACAAAATCATTAGATGTACTAAAATATTTAACTATTTCTGTTAAATTTTCATTTAGGGTGCTGTTCGAGCAAAAAACTGGACTGCTGCCAATAATTTTTGCAGTATGTTTTATTCCTTGAACAGCTTCATCAGCAATATCTCCAATTATTAAGTGCTTATTTCTCCGAGAGATAAATGCTTTGTCACAAGCTATTTTAAATAAAGAATCTCCTAAAAATTCGGTGTGTTCTAAACTAATGCTGGTTATCACACTCAGTAATGGAGAAATGCTGTTTGTACTATCAAAGTGTCCTCCTAATCCAACTTCACAGACTAAAAAATCAATTTTTTCTTTATAAAAGACTACAAAAGCAGTTGCTGTAATAAGTTCAAAAAAAGATGCGTCTGGTAGCAGACATTTAGAGAGACGATCAACTATTTTAAGATAATTTTCTAATTTTGTTTCGCTTATTGGTATTCCGTTTATTCTAATTCTTTCATTTGGATGAATTAGATGTGGTGATGTATAAAGACCAGTTACTAAGCCATGTTCATGAATAATAGACTCAATAAATGCGCATGTTGTGCCTTTACCATTGCTTCCGCCAACTAAGACTGCTGGCATACGCAAAACTTTATCATCTAAAATTCGGCTCAAAAGCCATTGTAATCGATGCGATCCAGGGATGATATTCCCTCGAGTTCTATCGAAGTAAGGTGCCATTGTTGATTTAACTGTTTTAGGTCGAGATTGAGGGAGTTTATATTTCATGATCATGAGAACACAATGGTTTATCCTTAACGGGAGTGCTTAAAATATTTAAAGTTCTATAAATAATTTCTCTCATTTCTGATCGTTTAATGATTCTGTCAATAACCCCATGTTCAAAACAAAATTCTGCTGTTTGAAAATCATCAGGAAGTTTTTGACGGATGATATTTTCAATCACGCGTCTTCCAGCAAAACCAATTGTTGCTTTGGGCTCTGCATAATTGACATCGCCTAGCATTGCAAAACTTGCTGCGACGCCACCAGTTGTTGGATCACATAGCACACTAATAAATGGAAGTTGTGCTTCTTTATGAAGTGCAATTGCTGCAGAAGTTTTGGCCATTTGCATTAATGAAATAAGTCCTTCATGCATTCGTGCACCGCCGCTGCTACTAATTAAGATAACAGGCAAATTAAGCTTACGAGCTCTTGAAAAGAGTCTATAAATTCTTTCACCTACAACAGAACCCATGCTTCCGCCCATCCAAAAAAAATCAAGGACTCCTATACCAACAGGCAAATTGTTGATAAGTCCTGCACCAGTTACAATTGCATCATATTTTTTGGTTTTTTTAGCCATACTAGAAAGCTTATCTGCATAAGATCTTCCATCATCAAAATTAAGCGGATTTGTGCTACATAAAGCATGATCCCATTCATAAAATGTATTACTATCCAAAAGCAGTTCGATACGCTGTTCTGCAGGGAGTCTGTGATGATAATTACATGTTGGGCATACTAATTGATTTTCTTCGAGATCGGAAATGAGAATAATTTCAGAGCAGGAAGGGCATTTTTCCCAAACACCGCTTGGCAATGATTTTTTTTCAGAAACGTCTTGTAGCTTTGCTGGTTCGCGTGATAGCCATCCCATTACAGTTACCTCCTCGGCAGATTACAGTGGGTAGTCAATAACAAAGAGTAAGCAAATGGTCAAAAGCTGCCGACTCTTATTGGTGATAAATGTTATCATAAAAAAATACTAAGTTTCCTAAGCTTGCCTCGAGAGGAAAGTTTATTGTGTTTAAATTTATAAAAAGAATGCTAATTTTTTTAATAGTTTCATTCTTTTCTATTAATATAGTAATTTTTTTCATTTTAAATAGTCAGATAATTCAGCATACAATTGTTCAGTATCTTAATGAAAATTATTTAAAAAATCAAAAACTAGAACTAAAACTTGGATCGTTAAACGTAAATTTTTTTGATTCATCATTAAATATAAATGATGTGTTAATAATTGATAAATCAAATAATTTATCTGCAAATGAGCCTTTTATCGAATTCGATAAAATATCAATATATTTTGATATTTTATCATCTTATGTGAACAGAATTCCTGTTGTCAATAAGGTATCTTTGGGTGGTGGAGGAATAAAGGCTTTATATAATGAAAAGAATAATTTAATTTTACCCGAATTTTTATTAAATATTTTAAATAAAGAAGATGATACAGAAGTTAATATTCAAGAAATTTTGTCTGATGTATACAAAACTTTAAATTTTCAAACAGAGTTAGTAAATTTTAATATAAATTTAGGTGATGAAAACTCAAAAAATTATCAAAAAATATCTATTAATAAAATTTTTATAAATAAAGATAAAAATTTTAAAGAAAATAATATTTTTAAAATTAATTTGTCAATAGGGAATTCTATTCTTGTATTTCCTTTTCATTCACAAGCGACTTCAATATCATCTATAAATTTAAATGGAAATGTTGCAACAAATGGAGATGTTTCTTTTAAAAATTTTGAAATATTGAGCAATCTTTTCCAACTCAAATCAGAAATACAGGGACTTTTAGCAAAAAAAATTGAAGATTCTTCTTATATTTTAAATGTAAAACAACTTGATGTCAATTCAAGAGATGTATTTCAACTTTTAGATATGAAAGCAAGTGGAAGAGCGATTTTATCGGGATTTGCAGTGTCTGGCAAAAAAATTACAGATGAACCAGTATTTAATGGTTCAGTATCATGGAAAAACTTTATTTTAGAGGATTTTAATATATATTCTGGTACAGCTCAGTTGGTTTTTAAAGATTCAACAATTGACTACAGCAACGCAGTAATTCATTCTAATAAATCCGGAATAATTAAGGCAAAAGGAAAGTTTCAATTATTTAAGGATTTTTACTTCGAAAATACTGCTGACATTGAAAAATTTAAATTTTCAGAATTATTAAATGGGTTAGGAGAAGTTTCTTATACGCCAATAGATTTTTTAATAAATTCAAAGTCTCTAACCGTTAATGGCAATATTTTTAGTAAAAATCCTAAGAAAATTTTTGATCTTTATATTAAAGGAACTGGGGCTGCTGAAAGCTTATTTGTTACAGAATTTAAAGATCAAAATGCTCGTAAGCCTTTACCAAATTTGAGTTTTAATCTTAATATGGAAGCCAATGCGCTTAGCTTGATTTTTGATAAAAGTAATCTTGTAATAAATGATAGTAAAAAAAATAATTTAGGAAATATTCAAATTTTAAATGGATTAATTGACTTAACTCCTGTTAAAGGAGTTGGAGCTGATTTTAAACTTAATGGAACTAATATTTCTTTAAGTTCAATTGACTATTTTTTAAAGCAAAATACTTATGGCTTAGCTAGTTTTAAAGGAGAGCTAAAAGTAACGCCTGGATCATCAGATGTTGTTTTTACATCCGATGCTCATATATATGAAGGTGACATTGTTGGAATTAAGTTTCAAGAATACAAAGGCGTTTTTGGAATTAATTCTAAAATGTTTTGGTTAAAAAATGCTGTTGCAACCTTAAGTAATTTTAGAAATAATAAAATAGTTTCTGTATTTATAAATGAAGTAAATTCTAGTTTTTTAGATTTTAAAACAAAGATTAATTTATCTTCGCAACAGACTTATTTTGATGTATTAGCTTATTCTTTTTCTAGTTTTTTACCTCCTGAGTTACAAAATTTAAAAGGAGAATCTAACAAATTATTATTAGAATTAGAGGGCATTCTTTTCGATCCTTCTTCTTGGAATTTAAAATTTACAACTAATGCGAATCAATTTGAAATTGTAAATAGCTTAATTAAAAACGTTAATATTTCCTTAAATTGTTCTTTGGGTATTTGTACTAATTCTGCTGTATCACTATTTG
This region of Spirobacillus cienkowskii genomic DNA includes:
- a CDS encoding M23 family metallopeptidase, which encodes MSLNQDKNSKFKNKFLKKLLEYHTVVFISKRTGKTHIFKIPSFFPPLIIFFGSAIITIAIAMSIGFYITNQSARELEYIRDESLGLQSEVEALNNKIRNIQETMNQVKYYSDKIKKVTTRTDDRKHGKNHKETSNNSNMNSSENGIGPLTKDEYELSNKITTLKHENLELKSLFEITQDSEIKTSKQLNDLKKFLVEAQKAALKLQNIPDIAPVRGRLTSTFGWRPSPFGGKGRIHFGLDIAARHGSPIFATANGVVYRVTQTDDYGKFIEIIHEKKMITRYAHTSEIYVKVGSKVKKGDIIAAVGNTGHSTTSHVHYEIEMSGKKFDPETFIVLW
- a CDS encoding LptA/OstA family protein, giving the protein MNNIFLNFKTLSLYFFLITNFILFNQKIYCQSKNNLLLSSILFYDANDIEINKENNSIILKNSAEILIGDTYLSSNKIIIKKDIGLISAEGNINLINKNQKATASRITFDLIHNQIKMHNAEIYSDTSTIETDYLTEKTGITKAEIAFEQAKKLRAKEIENELKNLRNEYTRVKNLDLLEPEKYESKKIELTKKYSRLLARLTRTQFQPNAILAALPDKERDKILNRRTAVKKFSQENSNTVNELMNFSNLKGYIRLSASEIIQKNNNILILNNSIVTSCQCSQFKEPALYSFSSQNSVIEKDKYLTLHDVTLDILSIPVFYSPWLKFPIKTQRESGFLTPSSYISNNAGTEVSIPYFITLGPHADSTITYEYFSHRGSQINGEFRFLIKENSQLKMDTKFTQDRQYSKNWEINNSNIEQKLSTTSD
- a CDS encoding bifunctional folylpolyglutamate synthase/dihydrofolate synthase, which gives rise to MKYKLPQSRPKTVKSTMAPYFDRTRGNIIPGSHRLQWLLSRILDDKVLRMPAVLVGGSNGKGTTCAFIESIIHEHGLVTGLYTSPHLIHPNERIRINGIPISETKLENYLKIVDRLSKCLLPDASFFELITATAFVVFYKEKIDFLVCEVGLGGHFDSTNSISPLLSVITSISLEHTEFLGDSLFKIACDKAFISRRNKHLIIGDIADEAVQGIKHTAKIIGSSPVFCSNSTLNENLTEIVKYFSTSNDFVFPKINLPNLITALNSIQYLFKDLQIEINIDKVKKGIQKTFWPGRFDVRQICGRNVIFDASHNSDGFKYFLNAYNLSSFSSKKFVLIFCSLKDKDWKKTLLLLPFEKISAIIFTEVPILRSEKSSELAKFYKENIGNCISHDIENFELALETGMNLSFELPLVITGSIAFIGLVMERFNLNVFEDMSE
- the accD gene encoding acetyl-CoA carboxylase, carboxyltransferase subunit beta; the protein is MGWLSREPAKLQDVSEKKSLPSGVWEKCPSCSEIILISDLEENQLVCPTCNYHHRLPAEQRIELLLDSNTFYEWDHALCSTNPLNFDDGRSYADKLSSMAKKTKKYDAIVTGAGLINNLPVGIGVLDFFWMGGSMGSVVGERIYRLFSRARKLNLPVILISSSGGARMHEGLISLMQMAKTSAAIALHKEAQLPFISVLCDPTTGGVAASFAMLGDVNYAEPKATIGFAGRRVIENIIRQKLPDDFQTAEFCFEHGVIDRIIKRSEMREIIYRTLNILSTPVKDKPLCSHDHEI
- a CDS encoding translocation/assembly module TamB domain-containing protein yields the protein MFKFIKRMLIFLIVSFFSINIVIFFILNSQIIQHTIVQYLNENYLKNQKLELKLGSLNVNFFDSSLNINDVLIIDKSNNLSANEPFIEFDKISIYFDILSSYVNRIPVVNKVSLGGGGIKALYNEKNNLILPEFLLNILNKEDDTEVNIQEILSDVYKTLNFQTELVNFNINLGDENSKNYQKISINKIFINKDKNFKENNIFKINLSIGNSILVFPFHSQATSISSINLNGNVATNGDVSFKNFEILSNLFQLKSEIQGLLAKKIEDSSYILNVKQLDVNSRDVFQLLDMKASGRAILSGFAVSGKKITDEPVFNGSVSWKNFILEDFNIYSGTAQLVFKDSTIDYSNAVIHSNKSGIIKAKGKFQLFKDFYFENTADIEKFKFSELLNGLGEVSYTPIDFLINSKSLTVNGNIFSKNPKKIFDLYIKGTGAAESLFVTEFKDQNARKPLPNLSFNLNMEANALSLIFDKSNLVINDSKKNNLGNIQILNGLIDLTPVKGVGADFKLNGTNISLSSIDYFLKQNTYGLASFKGELKVTPGSSDVVFTSDAHIYEGDIVGIKFQEYKGVFGINSKMFWLKNAVATLSNFRNNKIVSVFINEVNSSFLDFKTKINLSSQQTYFDVLAYSFSSFLPPELQNLKGESNKLLLELEGILFDPSSWNLKFTTNANQFEIVNSLIKNVNISLNCSLGICTNSAVSLFDIMSKDEPASGEDSSFILFEIQKLSFEYALFRAKVNKLPLSVFSGIRENKFSGTFSSNIQLSGKWNNLFGVVSASGYNVKYQDYNLGNFSLNIFPNENKKIRVSLNSFNNQVILTYLTPLNFDGNSFLSVDMKNFNPTIFLGNQTRSENSLFSQVNAKFQLNGDSPFGSEKNKNWVKTWEGSGLIETINFQIGKIIFALNRKSELSFNGDNFNVNELNFNSEFGKIEVSKFSYRISDKKINTNIFLDYYLNKLEQVSDIFSTSEGTLRGRVKIDGTLNRLKTSGSLNLQADSLSLKSFQPSFKNLSGKIVFRDNKLELQDFHAEKGAGDVSIVGSVDLDSLIDSDNNNSSILFRLSARNTDLKLQIPVFQNVDTNFNANISISGNQRPYLINGDIIVNKLRIFKDIACNEIANEFISQSNLSTPPATNLKPFANLNVNLQALSSLTLQTQCVRGKFSSNPSILITGDTDNPILVGSLSSEVASLFLLKTRFDVKKADFNFIELQKYDPNVDIQLESRVSNYTVFVNLLGKLSTSRLGLAIQPSTLPNGDRITDGDIISIISTGQIPLQSSSANLLSASTSMYSFFGGSQITQLGFLNNTLSTVTGGLVDNVSIIPTSQNGQLSWRATVSRSLSERLNLGVSYQGESGDVGSTSSASATFLLNNTISLFSSFSSSNPSISHQQTTTEVTGGLRFRFGSQ